The following proteins are co-located in the Tamandua tetradactyla isolate mTamTet1 chromosome 21, mTamTet1.pri, whole genome shotgun sequence genome:
- the RFESD gene encoding Rieske domain-containing protein, giving the protein MDLNDSVQNPEKKEYSSVCVGREDDIKKRERLTAVVHDREVVIFYHKGEYHAMDIRCYHSGGPLHLGEIEDFDGRPCIVCPWHKFKITLATGEGLYQSINPKDPSAKPKWSSKGIKQRIHTVTVDDGNIYVTLSNEPFKCDSDFYATGDFKVIQSSS; this is encoded by the exons ATGGATCTTAATGACTCTGTACAAAATCCTGAAAAGAAGGAGTATTCTTCTGTCTGTGTTGGCAGAGAAGATGACATTAAAAAACGTGAAAGATTGACAGCTGTTGTGCATGATAGGGAAGTGGTCATTTTCTATCACAAAGGAGAATATCATGCTATGGATATTCGCTGTTACc ATTCAGGAGGACCCTTACATTTGGGAGAAATAGAG GATTTTGATGGACGACCTTGCATTGTTTGTCCCTGGCATAAATTCAAAATTACTTTGGCAACAGGAGAAGGACTCTATCAGTCTATAAACCCTAAAGATCCATCAGCAAAGCCCAAGTGGAGCtccaaaggaataaaacaaagGATTCATACAGTGACAGTGGACGATGGGAATATTTATGTGACGCTTTCTAATGAACCTTTTAAGTGTGACTCTGATTTCTATGCCACTGGGGATTTCAAAGTAATTCAGAGTTCTTCCtga